One stretch of Chitinophaga pendula DNA includes these proteins:
- a CDS encoding mannose-1-phosphate guanylyltransferase, giving the protein MTNVNRHFYVAIMAGGIGSRFWPYSRTDYPKQFLDILNTGKTLLQWTYERFSQFIPKENIYVVTHQQYTSKVAEQLEELPIGNIVSEPSRKNTAPCIAYISHKISKQDPKACVICAPADHLIMDGPAFISACLNALLFVQKDNALVTLGIKPTRPDTGYGYIQFETQQAADNVYKVKTFTEKPDVELARTFLQSGDFLWNAGIFVWNVKTILAAFKKYLPEIDELFEQSRPALNTPAEKEEIDRIYSQCTNISIDYGIMEKADNVYVIPSNFGWSDLGTWASAYENLEKDYLGNAVQGKNVMVVDATKCMIKAPQDKLVLVQGLDDFIIIDTNDVLLICKKENEQQIKEYVAEVKRNKGEKFL; this is encoded by the coding sequence ATGACAAATGTGAACAGGCATTTCTACGTGGCCATTATGGCCGGCGGTATTGGTAGCCGATTCTGGCCGTATAGCCGCACAGATTATCCCAAGCAGTTCCTGGATATTCTTAATACAGGGAAGACGTTACTGCAGTGGACCTATGAACGGTTTTCTCAGTTCATACCCAAGGAGAATATCTATGTGGTGACCCACCAGCAGTACACCAGCAAGGTGGCGGAGCAGCTGGAGGAGCTACCTATAGGGAATATTGTAAGCGAGCCATCCCGTAAGAATACGGCGCCTTGTATCGCCTACATCTCACACAAGATCAGTAAGCAGGACCCTAAGGCGTGTGTGATATGTGCACCGGCAGATCATCTTATCATGGATGGTCCGGCTTTCATCAGTGCCTGTCTTAATGCATTGCTGTTCGTGCAGAAAGATAACGCACTCGTAACATTGGGTATTAAGCCTACGCGTCCGGATACTGGATACGGATATATTCAGTTTGAAACGCAGCAGGCAGCCGACAATGTATATAAGGTGAAGACCTTTACAGAAAAACCGGATGTGGAGCTAGCGCGTACTTTCCTCCAGAGCGGCGACTTTCTCTGGAATGCAGGCATATTCGTGTGGAATGTGAAGACTATCCTGGCCGCATTCAAGAAATACCTGCCGGAAATAGATGAGCTATTCGAACAGAGCCGTCCGGCATTAAATACACCTGCGGAAAAGGAAGAGATAGACCGCATTTACTCACAGTGTACCAATATTTCCATTGACTATGGTATCATGGAGAAAGCGGACAATGTATACGTTATCCCTTCTAATTTTGGCTGGAGTGATCTGGGTACCTGGGCATCTGCCTATGAGAACCTGGAAAAAGACTACCTCGGCAATGCTGTACAGGGCAAAAATGTAATGGTGGTAGATGCTACCAAGTGTATGATCAAAGCTCCGCAGGATAAACTTGTACTGGTACAGGGGCTGGATGATTTCATTATCATCGACACGAATGATGTGTTGCTGATCTGCAAAAAAGAAAATGAGCAGCAGATCAAAGAATACGTGGCAGAAGTAAAACGGAACAAGGGAGAGAAATTTCTCTGA
- a CDS encoding PspC domain-containing protein produces the protein MKKIININLASRLIPIEDSAYEILRQYLESLKRYFAREEGGDEIISDIEGRIAELFQDKLKKGAHCITDEDVVAVKASMGTPEQFGDMSESEGTQSNTENAAFQARPRKRLYRDPDNKVLGGVCSGMGAYFNVDPVVFRIIFALFAIAGFGSGILVYFILWIATPEANTATEKLEMRGERVDLNNIKATVQDEINSLKDQFSRMGSDVKNFSQGRGKQVGNGIERFFRGLFAGLGQALLFLTKGFIYFLAVVILIALVVSGIAIAASSAALFPIKSLLLTAGQSTLFWPAIVLVIGVPVVAIIIFLVRKITGVRETSRYVGYTLSFLWVGGVICALFLTVSLMKDFRTSYRAKEAFTITQPSGGKLIIKCADDLVDMDVIGFMDGRLRVTEDTAIIDNVRLKLEKSNSGKFEVEIYRLSRGRTIRQARQLAEQILFQLQQQDSVLYLPSGMSIPRDSKFRGQRITVAIRIPVDKQIEVDRSVRHHYDIVQGGDEHWWDNWNEWDEDGPAELKMTIDGLDNINTDRRHDKNEDEDQDRDNEDRDNDRTRENRDEDSLRNNYRYQGAPLPAAPSAPAAPAAPKSGSSTAPASAKPTVDATIGGAALLILSLCSMLK, from the coding sequence ATGAAAAAGATTATTAACATAAACCTGGCTAGCCGCCTTATTCCTATAGAGGACAGTGCTTACGAGATACTGCGGCAGTACCTGGAAAGCCTGAAGCGGTACTTTGCCAGGGAAGAGGGCGGCGATGAGATCATCAGTGATATTGAGGGTCGTATTGCCGAGCTGTTCCAGGACAAGCTCAAGAAAGGAGCACACTGTATTACCGATGAGGATGTGGTGGCTGTAAAAGCTTCCATGGGTACACCGGAGCAGTTTGGAGATATGTCGGAGTCGGAAGGTACCCAGTCGAATACAGAGAATGCAGCGTTTCAGGCTCGTCCGCGCAAGCGTCTGTATCGTGATCCGGACAACAAGGTGCTGGGTGGGGTGTGTAGTGGTATGGGTGCTTACTTTAATGTAGACCCGGTTGTGTTCCGGATCATTTTCGCCCTTTTTGCCATTGCCGGATTTGGTTCTGGTATACTGGTATATTTCATTCTGTGGATCGCCACGCCGGAAGCCAACACGGCTACAGAAAAGCTGGAAATGAGAGGAGAGCGGGTGGACCTTAATAATATTAAGGCGACCGTACAGGATGAGATCAACTCATTGAAAGATCAGTTCAGCCGCATGGGAAGTGATGTCAAAAATTTTTCGCAGGGCCGCGGCAAGCAAGTCGGTAATGGTATAGAACGCTTTTTCCGTGGCCTCTTTGCCGGTTTGGGGCAGGCGTTACTGTTTCTGACTAAAGGATTTATATATTTCCTGGCTGTTGTAATACTGATTGCCCTGGTTGTTTCAGGCATCGCTATCGCAGCTTCTTCCGCGGCCCTTTTCCCGATCAAAAGTCTGTTGCTGACTGCCGGGCAGAGTACTTTGTTCTGGCCTGCTATCGTACTGGTGATAGGTGTGCCGGTGGTGGCTATTATCATCTTCCTGGTGAGAAAGATCACCGGTGTGAGGGAAACCAGCCGCTATGTGGGGTATACATTAAGTTTTCTTTGGGTGGGAGGGGTGATATGTGCCCTGTTCCTGACGGTGTCACTAATGAAAGATTTCAGGACCAGCTATCGTGCGAAGGAAGCCTTTACGATCACGCAGCCCAGTGGGGGTAAACTGATCATCAAATGTGCGGATGACCTGGTGGATATGGATGTGATCGGATTTATGGACGGGCGCCTGCGGGTAACAGAAGATACGGCGATCATAGATAATGTGCGGCTAAAGCTGGAAAAAAGTAACTCGGGTAAGTTTGAGGTAGAGATCTACCGCTTGTCCAGAGGGCGTACGATTCGTCAAGCCAGGCAACTAGCAGAACAGATACTTTTCCAACTGCAGCAACAGGACTCTGTATTATACTTGCCTTCCGGTATGTCTATCCCCCGGGATTCCAAATTCCGTGGGCAACGGATCACGGTAGCCATCCGGATACCGGTAGATAAGCAGATAGAAGTGGACAGGAGTGTACGTCATCACTATGATATTGTACAAGGTGGGGATGAACATTGGTGGGATAACTGGAATGAGTGGGATGAGGATGGCCCGGCAGAATTGAAAATGACCATCGACGGATTGGATAATATCAATACGGATCGCAGGCATGACAAGAATGAAGATGAAGACCAGGATCGGGATAATGAGGACCGGGATAATGACCGTACCCGCGAAAACCGGGATGAAGATTCTCTCCGGAACAACTATCGTTACCAGGGAGCTCCGTTACCGGCTGCACCCTCCGCACCTGCGGCGCCAGCTGCACCCAAAAGTGGCAGCAGTACAGCTCCAGCTTCAGCGAAGCCAACGGTAGATGCTACAATCGGAGGTGCTGCACTGTTGATCCTGAGCCTTTGCAGCATGTTAAAATAA
- a CDS encoding methionine aminotransferase, with product MLFNSKLPAIGTNIFSVMSALAAEHNAINLSQGFPDFDCSDELKALVSEAMQQGYNQYAPMPGILPLRQVIAEKIARLYDQKVHPDTEITVTPGGTYAIFTAIATCISPGDEVIIFEPAYDSYIPNVLVNGGVPVLIPLSFPTYKIDWEQVRQRITPRTKMIMINTPHNPTGSILGESDLQALEDIVHQHQLLVLSDEVYEHLVYDGQQHLSVLRYPNLFRNSFVVFSFGKVFHNTGWKMGYCVAPSHLMQEYRKVHQFLCFSVNTPMQYGLAKFLETPSHYLSLSAFYQEKRDYFLQLMRGSRFTPLAGSGSYFQLMKYDRISEEGDKAFATRITKEHGVASIPISAFYRDGHDDHVIRFCFAKRKETLERAAERLVQI from the coding sequence ATGCTGTTTAACTCTAAACTTCCTGCGATTGGTACTAATATTTTCAGTGTAATGTCTGCGTTGGCAGCGGAGCATAACGCCATCAATCTTTCCCAGGGGTTTCCTGATTTTGACTGCAGCGATGAGCTGAAGGCCCTTGTTAGTGAAGCGATGCAACAAGGATATAATCAATATGCTCCCATGCCGGGGATATTGCCTTTGCGGCAGGTGATTGCGGAAAAAATAGCACGGTTATATGATCAGAAGGTACATCCGGATACAGAGATCACGGTTACGCCCGGGGGTACTTATGCTATCTTCACTGCTATTGCTACCTGTATTTCTCCTGGTGATGAGGTAATTATTTTCGAGCCGGCTTACGATAGTTATATTCCTAACGTACTGGTTAACGGAGGGGTGCCGGTATTGATACCCCTTTCATTTCCTACATACAAAATTGACTGGGAGCAGGTAAGGCAGCGAATTACGCCACGGACAAAAATGATCATGATCAATACGCCTCACAATCCTACTGGCAGTATCCTTGGGGAATCAGATCTGCAAGCGCTGGAGGATATTGTGCATCAACATCAGTTGCTGGTACTTTCTGATGAGGTGTATGAGCATCTGGTATATGATGGGCAGCAGCATTTGAGTGTGTTGCGTTACCCGAACCTGTTCCGTAATAGTTTTGTGGTATTTTCTTTCGGTAAGGTGTTTCACAACACGGGGTGGAAGATGGGGTATTGTGTGGCGCCTTCTCATCTGATGCAGGAGTACCGCAAGGTGCATCAGTTCCTGTGTTTTTCGGTAAATACGCCTATGCAGTATGGATTAGCGAAGTTCCTGGAAACGCCTTCGCATTATTTGTCATTGAGTGCTTTTTACCAGGAGAAGCGGGATTACTTTTTACAGCTGATGCGTGGCAGCCGGTTTACGCCGTTGGCGGGATCGGGTAGTTATTTCCAGTTGATGAAATATGACCGGATATCGGAGGAGGGGGATAAGGCATTTGCTACCCGTATTACGAAGGAGCATGGTGTGGCCAGTATTCCTATTTCTGCTTTTTATCGGGATGGGCATGACGATCATGTGATCAGGTTCTGTTTTGCGAAGCGAAAGGAAACGCTGGAGCGGGCTGCGGAGCGGTTGGTGCAGATATAA
- a CDS encoding M28 family peptidase, translating into MKHLLFLLLISPIATLYAQQPIDSVNLMKDIKTLSSDAYEGRATGTKGNRQAQLYIIDRFRQVGIQPYNGTYEYSFFFQQGTKRIMGTNLYGYIQGKSDSVYVISAHFDHLGNIGWANGADSIYNGADDNASGIGGLLAIADYYRRNKPTHTLVFAAFDAEEVGLRGAAAFVNAFPVPAAKVRLNLNMDMVSHNNKNELYVCGTYLYANLKPFVTQAAAASQVKLLMGHDRPTDGSQNWTSQSDHYEFHKKSIPFLYFGVEDHADYHRLTDEFSRINPSFYYRAVQGVLNTLQLLDAQRL; encoded by the coding sequence ATGAAACATTTACTATTCCTGCTTTTAATAAGCCCTATTGCCACGCTCTATGCGCAGCAGCCCATAGACTCTGTTAACCTCATGAAAGACATCAAAACCTTATCGTCCGACGCTTATGAGGGGCGTGCGACTGGGACGAAGGGAAACCGCCAGGCGCAGCTTTATATTATAGACCGGTTCCGGCAAGTGGGTATTCAGCCTTACAATGGTACTTATGAGTACTCCTTCTTTTTCCAGCAAGGCACCAAACGCATTATGGGGACTAACTTGTATGGCTATATACAAGGGAAGTCGGACAGTGTGTACGTGATCTCTGCGCACTTTGACCATCTCGGGAATATCGGGTGGGCGAATGGCGCTGATAGCATTTATAACGGCGCTGATGACAATGCCTCTGGCATAGGCGGGTTGCTGGCCATAGCGGATTACTACCGGAGGAATAAGCCCACGCATACGCTGGTATTTGCCGCATTTGATGCGGAAGAGGTAGGTCTTCGGGGAGCAGCCGCTTTTGTGAATGCGTTTCCGGTACCGGCCGCCAAGGTAAGGTTGAACCTGAATATGGATATGGTCAGCCACAACAACAAAAATGAGTTGTATGTATGCGGCACTTACCTGTATGCTAACCTGAAACCATTTGTAACCCAGGCCGCTGCCGCAAGCCAGGTGAAGTTACTGATGGGGCATGACCGGCCTACGGACGGTAGCCAGAACTGGACATCCCAGAGCGACCATTATGAGTTTCACAAGAAGAGCATCCCTTTTCTCTATTTTGGAGTAGAAGATCATGCTGATTATCACCGTTTGACGGATGAGTTCAGCCGTATTAATCCCAGTTTTTATTACCGTGCAGTGCAAGGGGTATTGAATACTCTGCAGCTATTAGACGCGCAGCGTTTATAA
- a CDS encoding PadR family transcriptional regulator produces the protein MNIDNTQSQMRKGVLEFCILSIIKQGEAYPSDIIEKMKEAKLDILEGTLYPLLTRLKNAELLTYRWVESSSGPPRKYFSMTDKGEGFYRELENTWNELANAVNQLTRIPTIPDSNYQNLKTENDDEKDY, from the coding sequence ATGAATATTGATAACACACAATCACAGATGCGAAAGGGGGTGCTTGAATTCTGCATTCTCTCCATCATCAAGCAAGGAGAAGCTTATCCTTCAGACATTATTGAAAAGATGAAAGAAGCGAAGCTGGACATCCTGGAGGGTACCTTATACCCTTTACTAACGAGATTAAAGAATGCGGAACTGCTCACATACCGTTGGGTAGAAAGTAGCTCCGGGCCGCCGCGCAAATATTTTTCCATGACCGATAAGGGGGAAGGCTTTTACCGGGAACTGGAAAATACCTGGAACGAGCTGGCCAACGCAGTCAACCAATTAACAAGAATACCTACCATCCCTGATTCGAACTACCAAAACCTAAAAACTGAAAACGACGATGAAAAAGATTATTAA
- a CDS encoding carbonic anhydrase family protein, which translates to MKTLNKDAQANLTPVQVLTVLKNGNARFVDNLRVNRNLLQQVNETSAGQYPMAAIVSCMDSRTSAELIFDQGLGDIFSIRLAGAVITDDVLGSLEYACNAAGSKFIVVLGHTKCGAIAGACDAVKMGKLTGLLDRIAPAVEAEKSITDNRTAKNPAFVEAVTYLQIERSVQAIMEQSEILRDLIRNGAIGIIGAMYDVETGNVNFLEHTLVHQEAVSQLATA; encoded by the coding sequence ATGAAAACATTGAATAAAGACGCACAGGCAAATCTTACTCCCGTACAGGTATTGACAGTATTGAAGAATGGTAACGCCCGTTTTGTAGACAATCTGAGAGTTAATCGTAACCTGCTCCAGCAGGTAAACGAAACCTCCGCCGGCCAATATCCGATGGCCGCCATCGTAAGCTGCATGGACTCCCGTACCTCCGCCGAATTGATCTTCGACCAGGGACTGGGCGATATCTTCAGCATCCGCCTCGCTGGCGCCGTTATTACAGATGATGTACTAGGTAGCCTCGAATATGCTTGTAATGCAGCGGGGTCAAAATTCATCGTAGTGCTGGGCCACACCAAATGTGGCGCTATCGCCGGTGCTTGCGACGCAGTGAAAATGGGTAAACTCACCGGCCTCCTCGACAGGATAGCCCCCGCTGTAGAAGCAGAGAAATCCATAACCGACAACCGGACCGCTAAAAACCCGGCCTTCGTAGAAGCAGTTACCTACCTCCAGATAGAAAGATCCGTTCAGGCTATCATGGAACAAAGTGAAATATTACGCGACCTGATCCGCAACGGCGCTATTGGTATTATCGGTGCTATGTATGATGTGGAAACAGGTAATGTCAACTTCCTGGAGCACACCCTGGTACACCAGGAAGCAGTATCTCAACTGGCAACTGCTTAA
- a CDS encoding KpsF/GutQ family sugar-phosphate isomerase, with protein sequence MKKQTTISIGEAGRRTLQLEAAAIAGLQQFIDQDFEDTVKLIAHCEGRVVVTGIGKSAIIGQKLVATLNSTGTPALFMHAADAIHGDLGMIREQDVVLCISKSGDSPEIKVLVPLVKNFGNKLVGMVGNMASFLAREADYVLNTSVDQEACPNNLAPTTSTTAQLAMGDALAVCLIEWHGFTAADFAKFHPGGTLGKKLYLKVADLSKLHQAPKVQEHSSLQEVIVEISSKMLGVTAVLDDKAELMGIITDGDLRRMLENNLPTATVSARDIMSRHPKTIQKDELAINALDKMREHDITQLLVMDDKRYIGIIHLHDLIREGII encoded by the coding sequence ATGAAAAAGCAAACAACGATCAGTATCGGAGAAGCAGGACGGAGGACTTTACAGCTGGAAGCAGCTGCGATAGCGGGCTTGCAACAATTCATCGATCAGGATTTTGAAGATACGGTAAAACTCATTGCTCATTGTGAAGGCCGTGTGGTAGTAACCGGCATTGGGAAAAGTGCGATTATCGGTCAAAAGCTGGTCGCTACTCTTAACTCTACCGGTACTCCGGCATTGTTTATGCATGCTGCGGATGCTATTCACGGGGATCTGGGTATGATACGGGAGCAGGATGTGGTGCTTTGTATCTCCAAGAGTGGGGATTCTCCCGAGATAAAGGTATTGGTACCGTTGGTCAAGAACTTTGGTAACAAGCTGGTAGGGATGGTGGGTAACATGGCCTCGTTCCTGGCGAGGGAGGCTGATTATGTGTTGAATACTTCTGTTGACCAGGAGGCATGTCCAAATAACCTGGCACCGACTACGAGTACCACTGCTCAGCTGGCTATGGGAGATGCGCTGGCGGTATGCCTAATAGAATGGCACGGATTTACGGCTGCTGATTTTGCCAAGTTCCACCCTGGTGGCACATTGGGCAAAAAATTATATTTGAAAGTGGCTGACCTTAGCAAGTTGCATCAGGCGCCTAAAGTACAGGAACACAGCTCTTTACAGGAAGTGATCGTAGAGATATCTTCCAAAATGCTGGGGGTAACTGCGGTATTGGATGACAAAGCGGAGTTGATGGGTATTATCACAGATGGGGATTTACGTCGCATGTTGGAGAATAATCTTCCTACTGCCACGGTATCTGCCCGGGATATTATGTCTAGACATCCAAAGACCATTCAGAAAGACGAGCTTGCCATCAACGCATTGGATAAGATGCGGGAGCATGATATAACGCAATTATTGGTTATGGATGATAAACGCTATATTGGCATCATTCATCTTCACGATTTAATCAGGGAAGGAATTATTTGA
- a CDS encoding SulP family inorganic anion transporter — protein sequence MSKQTSLFANIKADASSGLVVFLIAVPLCLGIALASGAPLFSGLIAGIIGGLVIGALSGAQLSVSGPAAGLTAIVLTAITKLGAFDVFLLAVVLGGAMQLLLGIAKAGSVANYFPSNVIKGMLTAIGIIIILKQLPHAFGYDKDSEGDFAFIQVDGDNSFTALLSTLNHIHLGATLITAISILIILYWNKIPKLNVVPAPLVAVLAGIALNKLFSTGILSLDQNHLVSLPVAASVNDFIGQFSLPKFSALTNKEVWITAATIAIVASVETLLNVEATDKLDPLKRYTNPNRELRAQGIGNMISGLIGGLPITSVIVRSSANINAGGRTKLATMVHGALLLVCAALIPGILNMIPLATLAAVLLVTGYKLCKISIFKEMFKNGKYQWIPFVVTVVAIVFTDLLMGIALGMAVSIIAILRGNIKSSYFFRKEKYNTGDSIRLELAQEVSFLNKASIMLTLDHLPENSTVVIDASKTSYIDFDVLETIREFKDVKAPQKDITVMLTGFKDVYNVMNSSDISVEQQTAQTSGHVHTISTGNHKQLLKELQPN from the coding sequence ATGAGCAAGCAGACATCATTATTTGCCAATATAAAGGCCGACGCCTCCTCTGGGTTGGTAGTCTTCCTCATAGCCGTACCCTTGTGCCTGGGTATCGCATTAGCATCCGGCGCTCCCCTGTTTTCAGGCCTGATCGCTGGTATCATCGGAGGTCTCGTTATTGGCGCCCTCAGCGGCGCCCAACTGAGCGTGAGCGGCCCTGCTGCCGGCCTTACCGCCATCGTATTGACCGCCATCACCAAATTAGGCGCATTCGACGTATTCCTCCTGGCTGTTGTACTGGGCGGCGCAATGCAGTTATTACTGGGTATCGCCAAAGCCGGCTCCGTAGCCAACTACTTCCCGTCCAACGTGATCAAAGGTATGCTCACCGCTATCGGTATTATCATTATACTGAAACAGCTGCCCCATGCCTTCGGCTACGATAAAGACTCTGAAGGAGACTTTGCTTTCATACAGGTAGATGGAGATAACAGCTTTACCGCCCTACTTTCTACCTTAAATCATATCCACCTGGGCGCAACACTCATCACCGCGATATCGATTCTTATTATCCTGTATTGGAATAAAATACCCAAACTGAATGTCGTACCAGCACCACTGGTCGCCGTACTCGCAGGTATCGCCCTCAACAAACTGTTCAGTACAGGGATCCTTTCTCTCGATCAGAACCACCTGGTAAGCCTGCCCGTAGCCGCCAGTGTTAACGATTTCATCGGGCAATTTTCCCTCCCTAAATTCAGCGCGCTCACCAACAAGGAAGTGTGGATCACCGCCGCTACCATCGCCATAGTAGCCTCCGTGGAAACACTCCTCAATGTCGAGGCCACAGATAAATTGGACCCGTTGAAAAGATATACCAACCCCAACCGCGAACTCCGCGCCCAAGGTATCGGTAATATGATCAGCGGCCTGATCGGAGGCCTACCCATCACTTCCGTGATCGTACGGTCTTCGGCCAACATCAATGCGGGCGGCAGAACCAAACTGGCAACCATGGTACACGGAGCCTTGCTGCTGGTTTGTGCCGCCCTCATTCCTGGAATACTCAATATGATACCGCTGGCCACACTCGCCGCCGTACTGCTGGTCACCGGTTATAAACTTTGTAAAATCTCCATCTTCAAGGAGATGTTCAAAAATGGTAAATACCAATGGATACCGTTCGTCGTAACAGTAGTCGCCATCGTATTCACCGACTTGCTCATGGGTATCGCACTGGGTATGGCTGTCAGCATCATCGCCATCCTCCGGGGTAATATCAAGAGCTCCTACTTCTTCCGTAAGGAAAAATATAACACCGGCGATAGCATCCGCCTCGAACTGGCCCAGGAAGTATCCTTCCTCAACAAAGCCAGCATCATGCTTACCCTCGACCACCTCCCGGAAAACAGTACCGTGGTGATCGACGCCAGCAAAACCTCCTACATCGATTTCGATGTACTCGAAACCATCCGTGAATTCAAAGACGTAAAAGCGCCTCAGAAAGACATTACAGTAATGCTCACTGGCTTTAAAGATGTCTATAATGTCATGAATTCCAGTGATATCTCAGTAGAACAGCAGACCGCACAAACCAGCGGGCATGTCCATACTATCTCAACCGGTAACCACAAACAGCTGCTGAAAGAATTGCAGCCGAACTAA
- the feoB gene encoding ferrous iron transport protein B translates to MQATLNATINIALVGNPNSGKSSLFNALTGLNQKVSNFPGVTVDKKTGASTISPQLQANIIDLPGTYSLYPKSADEMVTYDVLLNADGGLSPDMVLIIADASNLKRNLLFCSQIIDLKIPVIIGLTMMDIARKKGVEIDLTGLERELGVPVVAINPRKNKGISELKKIVELVAQEKFRAPSRDFIENEALAPEVISVVKQVTPSRSDYGALHVAVNFEELNFLDNGQKAQIRTALELHRFNKTKVQADEIMQRYARIKHIMKSSVVETDPLQQQLQTEKLDDLLLHRFWGYVILLAVMFVLFQSIFWLASYPMDWIEAGFGALGGWLSESLPASKLSDILVNGIIAGLGGIAVFVPQIMILFGLITLLEDTGYMARISFLTDRLMRQVGLNGKSVMPLISGVACAVPAIMATRSIENRKERLITILVTPLMSCSARLPIYTVMIALVIPDYNVLGFLSLKGLVMMGLYLLGFFMALIIAAIMKLFIAVKEKSYFIMELPVYRAPRWKNIGTTMVEKAKIFVTDAGKVIMVISVILWFLASYGPGNRMEEVTAKYEPMIEAQKNNPEQQQELERAFQSEKLANSYAGLLGHAIEPAIRPLGFDWKIGIALITSFAAREVFVGTMATLYSVGETPEDNDATLREKMHAAVWPDGRPVYTLASGLSLMLFYAFAMQCMSTLAIVRRETKSWKYPAIQLVYMTVLAYVSSFIAFQLFS, encoded by the coding sequence ATGCAGGCAACATTGAACGCGACGATAAACATTGCGCTGGTAGGGAATCCGAATAGTGGGAAAAGTTCTCTTTTTAATGCGCTGACGGGGTTAAATCAGAAAGTAAGCAACTTTCCGGGTGTGACGGTGGACAAAAAGACGGGCGCTAGTACTATTAGTCCGCAGTTGCAAGCCAATATTATCGATCTTCCCGGTACTTATAGTCTTTATCCCAAGAGTGCGGATGAGATGGTCACGTATGATGTATTGCTCAATGCTGACGGCGGGCTTAGTCCCGATATGGTATTAATCATTGCTGATGCCTCCAATTTAAAACGTAACCTGCTTTTTTGTTCCCAGATAATAGATTTGAAGATACCTGTCATCATCGGGTTGACTATGATGGACATTGCCCGTAAGAAGGGGGTGGAGATAGACCTGACTGGTCTGGAGCGGGAGCTGGGAGTGCCAGTGGTGGCGATCAACCCTCGTAAAAATAAGGGGATCAGTGAGTTAAAAAAGATCGTTGAACTGGTTGCCCAGGAAAAGTTCCGTGCTCCTTCCCGGGATTTTATTGAGAATGAGGCGCTGGCGCCGGAGGTGATCTCGGTGGTGAAGCAGGTAACACCGTCCCGGAGCGACTATGGTGCGCTGCATGTGGCGGTAAATTTTGAAGAGCTTAATTTCCTGGATAACGGGCAGAAGGCGCAGATCAGAACGGCGCTGGAATTGCACCGGTTTAACAAGACCAAGGTGCAGGCGGATGAGATCATGCAGCGTTATGCCCGAATCAAACATATTATGAAGTCTTCGGTGGTGGAGACGGACCCCTTGCAGCAGCAGTTGCAGACGGAAAAGCTGGATGACTTGCTGCTACACCGGTTCTGGGGGTATGTGATCTTGCTGGCGGTTATGTTTGTTTTGTTTCAGAGCATATTCTGGCTGGCCTCTTACCCGATGGACTGGATTGAGGCAGGGTTTGGTGCTTTAGGCGGATGGTTGTCGGAATCGTTACCGGCGAGCAAGCTGAGTGATATACTGGTTAACGGTATTATAGCTGGTTTGGGTGGTATTGCTGTGTTCGTGCCACAGATCATGATCCTGTTCGGATTGATCACTCTGCTGGAAGATACCGGGTATATGGCGCGTATCAGTTTCCTGACGGACCGGCTGATGCGGCAGGTGGGTTTGAACGGTAAGTCTGTGATGCCGCTGATCAGTGGTGTCGCGTGTGCGGTTCCTGCGATCATGGCTACCCGGAGTATTGAAAACCGTAAAGAGCGGCTGATCACGATACTGGTTACCCCTTTAATGAGCTGTTCTGCGCGATTGCCTATCTATACGGTGATGATCGCCCTGGTGATACCCGATTATAATGTGTTGGGCTTTTTGAGCCTGAAAGGATTGGTAATGATGGGGTTGTATTTACTCGGCTTTTTTATGGCGCTTATTATCGCGGCGATCATGAAGTTGTTCATCGCTGTAAAGGAGAAGAGCTATTTCATCATGGAGTTGCCGGTATATCGTGCACCCCGTTGGAAGAACATTGGCACTACCATGGTGGAGAAGGCCAAGATATTTGTGACGGATGCTGGTAAGGTGATCATGGTCATCTCGGTAATATTATGGTTCCTGGCATCTTATGGTCCTGGTAACAGGATGGAGGAGGTGACGGCCAAATATGAGCCGATGATCGAAGCGCAAAAAAATAACCCGGAGCAGCAGCAGGAGCTGGAGCGGGCCTTTCAGTCCGAGAAGCTGGCCAACTCTTATGCCGGGTTACTCGGGCATGCGATAGAGCCGGCGATCCGACCACTGGGGTTCGACTGGAAGATCGGTATTGCGCTGATCACTTCTTTTGCCGCGAGAGAAGTATTTGTAGGTACGATGGCGACCCTTTACAGTGTAGGGGAAACGCCTGAAGATAATGATGCGACCTTGAGAGAAAAAATGCATGCTGCGGTATGGCCGGATGGGCGGCCGGTGTATACGCTGGCCAGCGGGTTGTCGTTGATGTTATTTTATGCTTTTGCGATGCAATGTATGAGTACCCTGGCTATTGTACGGCGGGAAACCAAATCCTGGAAGTATCCGGCGATACAATTGGTCTATATGACGGTACTGGCTTATGTGAGCAGCTTCATTGCTTTTCAGCTATTCAGCTGA